Proteins encoded together in one Microbacterium sp. zg-Y625 window:
- a CDS encoding ArsR/SmtB family transcription factor has product MVDVYRALADATRRQILDLLVGRDGVTLFEICSRLAESGTGSSRQAISQHLGVLEECGLISTERVGRTKLHWLNTAPLREITLRWPIDTRGTD; this is encoded by the coding sequence ATGGTCGACGTCTACCGGGCGCTCGCGGATGCGACTCGCCGACAGATCCTCGATCTGCTGGTCGGCCGAGACGGTGTCACGCTGTTCGAGATCTGCAGCCGGCTCGCCGAGTCGGGCACGGGCTCGTCGCGGCAGGCCATATCTCAACACCTGGGAGTGCTGGAGGAGTGCGGCTTGATCAGCACCGAACGGGTGGGACGCACGAAACTCCACTGGCTGAACACCGCGCCGTTGCGGGAGATCACCCTGCGATGGCCAATCGACACAAGGGGGACGGACTGA
- a CDS encoding polysaccharide deacetylase family protein, with amino-acid sequence MLLVAASATVVVIGIALALPRLADADSPATPPADSPASAPTPAPAASTPAEQLLAGTDDANACAVTFSIDGAEVDPVLVSQGALYGALPIPRRDDAVFAGWYATATDATAYTTAARVNGSELATCADRQQTLYGSWMTHERVAAEDAAIPILMYHQFTTNPEGEDDWLRLNYAYIGDFEAHMDYLATDGFYLPTWDELSAFIDGALFLPDRSVIITDDDAHHTWLELAAPIVEAKGLLATSFVITKFRSEPAPNPYVLQRSHTHDMHEAGADGQGRIVNWSPEQIAADMTASAQILGAAEVVAYPFGHYNGTAKEGLRLAGFEMARTIEQGYVRAGTDKLALPCIRIDYGMTVDDLRRLVG; translated from the coding sequence TTGCTGCTGGTCGCGGCATCCGCCACCGTCGTCGTCATCGGCATAGCACTCGCCCTCCCCCGGCTGGCCGACGCGGACTCCCCCGCGACGCCGCCCGCAGACTCCCCGGCATCCGCACCGACGCCCGCACCGGCAGCCTCGACGCCCGCGGAACAGCTGCTGGCGGGCACGGACGACGCGAACGCCTGCGCCGTCACCTTCTCCATCGACGGCGCCGAGGTCGACCCGGTGCTCGTCTCGCAGGGCGCGCTGTACGGCGCCCTCCCCATTCCCCGGCGCGACGACGCGGTGTTCGCTGGCTGGTACGCGACGGCGACGGATGCCACGGCCTACACGACCGCCGCACGCGTCAACGGATCGGAGCTCGCCACGTGCGCCGACCGGCAGCAGACCCTGTACGGCTCGTGGATGACGCATGAGCGGGTCGCCGCCGAAGACGCGGCGATCCCGATCCTCATGTACCACCAGTTCACGACGAACCCCGAGGGCGAGGATGACTGGCTGCGCCTGAACTACGCCTACATCGGCGACTTCGAAGCCCACATGGACTACCTCGCGACAGACGGCTTCTACCTGCCGACGTGGGACGAGCTCAGCGCCTTCATCGACGGCGCTCTGTTCCTGCCCGACCGCTCCGTCATCATCACCGATGACGACGCCCACCACACCTGGCTCGAGTTGGCGGCCCCCATCGTCGAGGCCAAGGGACTGCTGGCGACGTCGTTCGTCATCACGAAGTTCCGCTCCGAGCCCGCTCCGAACCCCTATGTGCTGCAGCGCTCGCACACGCACGACATGCACGAGGCGGGGGCGGACGGTCAGGGACGCATCGTCAACTGGTCGCCGGAGCAGATCGCGGCAGACATGACGGCATCCGCTCAGATCCTCGGGGCGGCGGAGGTCGTGGCGTACCCCTTCGGTCACTACAACGGCACCGCCAAGGAGGGCCTGCGCCTCGCCGGATTCGAGATGGCCCGCACCATCGAGCAGGGCTACGTCAGGGCCGGCACCGACAAGCTCGCGCTCCCCTGCATCCGCATCGACTACGGCATGACGGTGGACGATCTCAGGCGCCTCGTGGGGTGA